In Rhineura floridana isolate rRhiFlo1 chromosome 22, rRhiFlo1.hap2, whole genome shotgun sequence, a single genomic region encodes these proteins:
- the LOC133374710 gene encoding keratin-associated protein 5-1-like, which produces MGCNDCCSSSCGQSSCSPCCGQSSCKPSCGQSSCSSCCGQSTCSPCCGQSSCSPCCGQSSCSPCCGQSSCKPSCGQSSCSPCCGQSTCSPCCGQSTCSPCCGQSTCSPCCGQSTCSPCCGQSSCKPCCGQSTCSPCCGQSTCSPCCGQSSCKPCCGQSSCSSCCGQSSSPCCGQSLCAPCCPAAISCCQTKIDCGAKKC; this is translated from the coding sequence ATGGGCTGTAACGATTGCTGTTCTTCATCCTGCGGTCAGTCCAGCTGCTCACCCTGTTGCGGTCAGTCCAGCTGCAAACCCTCCTGTGGCCAGTCCAGCTGTTCATCCTGCTGCGGTCAGTCCACCTGTTCACCCTGTTGTGGTCAGTCCAGCTGCTCACCCTGCTGTGGTCAGTCCAGCTGCTCACCCTGTTGCGGTCAGTCCAGCTGCAAACCCTCCTGTGGCCAGTCCAGCTGCTCACCCTGCTGTGGTCAGTCCACCTGTTCACCCTGTTGTGGTCAGTCCACCTGTTCACCCTGCTGTGGCCAGTCCACCTGTTCACCCTGCTGTGGTCAGTCCACCTGCTCACCCTGCTGTGGTCAGTCCAGCTGCAAACCCTGCTGTGGCCAGTCCACCTGTTCACCCTGCTGTGGCCAGTCCACCTGTTCACCCTGCTGTGGTCAGTCCAGCTGCAAACCCTGCTGTGGTCAGTCCAGCTGTTCATCCTGCTGCGGTCAGTCCAGCTCACCCTGTTGCGGCCAGTCTCTCTGCGCCCCCTGCTGCCCTGCAGCGATATCATGTTGCCAAACCAAGATTGACTGTGGTGCCAAGAAATGCTAA